Sequence from the Amaranthus tricolor cultivar Red isolate AtriRed21 chromosome 16, ASM2621246v1, whole genome shotgun sequence genome:
ttagggtagatgaggtggaGATTGAAAGATCTGATGTGGTACATAAGGTTGTGGATGAGTTGGAAAGAGCAAATGTAGATGTTGATGTTGGGCAAAAGGGACCACCAATCACAGATACGGGTTATAAAAATTCTTTAAGTGctaaccctagatctaaaaCAGATAACCCAGCTGCTATTTCTACCCTAAACCTTACAGCAAATAAGAGAGCTCACATAGAGCAGCAAGTTCCTGATTTTGATGATAGTACTAATGATGATTATAGTTGTGGTGATGAGgatgaatatgaggatgattctgATTTTGTATGCAGAAAATGTGGTTTATGGtcttgatgatgtgtttataggtgatgatgaaattagattGGTAGTAGATAAGGAtattgatgaagaaaacaatagagacatataccatgctattgaatgtggttacaattattattacctgcatAATGGTAGAAGTAGGATCAGtgtgtattgctacaatagatgCGATTGTAGTAAATCGAAAGCAAGAATTGTgaactgtgtttgtgggaaggagaagaagtgttattttaaggttcatgctgtgaagttgaaagatgaggagacacttcaaataaggaTTTATTTTCCAAAGAACACTtgtggtcaccaacaccaaaataataaagtcactgctttgtatttagctgagaaatacatagaAGATTGGAGGGAAAATCCAACTTGGAAATTAAAGGCATTTGAGAAACGGGTTAATAGAGAGTTAGGTTATGAagtgaagtattctaagttttatatggctaaaagaattgcaatgaaaatgatatttggtgatgctagtgaagagtatagcAGGGTGTGGGATTATGCGGAAGCAATAAGGAGGTTTAATCCAGAAAGCACTGCCATCGttaaatgcattggaatagacaCACCCCCACCTTTGTTccaaaggatgtatatatgcTTGCCAGCATGTAAGGAGGGTTTTGTTGCTGGCTGTAGGCCTGTTAGAGGTGTTGATGGGGCACATTTGAAGGGAAAATTTCTTGGGGTTTTGTTGACTGCTGTAGGTAAAGATGGGAACAATAACATCTTCCCCGTTGCATGGGCTGTGGTCAAAACAGAAAATGTAGAAACTTGGACTTGATTTCTAAATCTCCTCGTAGAAGACCTTAGGTCGGTTACTACATCGAGTAGTTGGGTACAAGCAGGAGGTGAAGCTTTCACCTTCatgagcgataggcaaaaggtatGAATGTAATTACTTGTTAACACATATCTTGTTTTAATTGTAACTAATGCTATAACCCTAATACTAATTTGTGGATAATGTAGGGTTTGGTTGAAGCTTTCAACTCAGTGATTCCTGAAGCTGAAATTAGGTTCTGCTGCAGGCATATATGGGCGAACTTCAAGATCAAGTTCCCTGGAGAGTTgtacaaacaacacttttggAGAAAAATAAAAGCTTACAACAAGGTATAGAATCAAGTATACATACAAATATTTGAGATCATGTCAAACTAATTAGTAATAATTTACCTTCACAGTTTCattttgatagagaaatgaatgaaataaagaatatttctgttGAAGCATAAGAATATCTAGCTGCTATTCCTACAAAACACTGGTCTAGGCATGCT
This genomic interval carries:
- the LOC130802230 gene encoding uncharacterized protein LOC130802230, whose product is MIVLMMIIVVVMRMNMRMILILYAENVVYGLDDVFIGDDEIRLVVDKDIDEENNRDIYHAIECGYNYYYLHNGRSRISVYCYNRCDCSKSKARIVNCVCGKEKKCYFKVHAVKLKDEETLQIRIYFPKNTCGHQHQNNKVTALYLAEKYIEDWRENPTWKLKAFEKRVNRELGYEVKYSKFYMAKRIAMKMIFGDASEEYSRVWDYAEAIRRFNPESTAIVKCIGIDTPPPLFQRMYICLPACKEGFVAGCRPVRGVDGAHLKGKFLGVLLTAVGKDGNNNIFPVAWAVVKTENVETWT